Proteins encoded together in one Oceanobacillus iheyensis HTE831 window:
- a CDS encoding L-ribulose-5-phosphate 4-epimerase, giving the protein MLEQLKEEVFEANLDLPKQGLVKYTWGNASAFDRESGLFVIKPSGVDYKTMKASDMVVVDLDGNVVEGELNPSSDTATHAVLYKRYPELGGIVHTHSTWATVWAQAGLDVPVMGTTHADTFYGAVPCTRFLTQEEIDRGYEAETGRVIIETFEERGLDVFAIPGVLLHGHAPFTWGKDVQSAVVNSVVLEEVAKMNLFARELNRFAPELPDRILDKHYLRKHGGDAYYGQK; this is encoded by the coding sequence ATGTTAGAACAATTAAAAGAAGAGGTTTTTGAAGCAAATTTAGATTTGCCGAAACAAGGCCTTGTTAAATATACATGGGGGAATGCTAGTGCCTTTGATCGTGAAAGTGGTTTGTTTGTCATAAAACCTAGTGGTGTGGATTACAAAACAATGAAAGCTAGCGATATGGTTGTTGTTGATTTAGACGGAAATGTTGTCGAAGGGGAATTAAATCCTTCATCAGATACAGCAACTCACGCAGTACTTTATAAGCGCTACCCTGAACTTGGCGGAATTGTTCACACACACTCCACTTGGGCAACTGTCTGGGCCCAAGCAGGTCTCGATGTACCGGTGATGGGTACTACACACGCGGATACGTTTTATGGCGCGGTACCTTGTACCCGATTTTTGACTCAGGAAGAGATCGACCGTGGATATGAGGCGGAAACTGGGCGTGTAATTATAGAAACGTTTGAAGAACGAGGTTTAGATGTTTTCGCAATCCCAGGTGTTTTGCTTCACGGGCACGCTCCTTTTACTTGGGGAAAAGATGTTCAATCAGCAGTTGTGAATAGCGTGGTACTAGAAGAAGTGGCAAAAATGAATTTATTTGCTCGAGAATTAAACCGATTTGCACCGGAATTACCGGATCGGATCTTAGATAAACATTATTTACGTAAGCATGGTGGAGATGCTTATTACGGACAAAAATAA